The Microbacterium luteum genome includes a region encoding these proteins:
- the thrC gene encoding threonine synthase, producing the protein MAHVWRGVLREYADRLGVTDASTVVTLGEGGTPLLPAPALSRRTGTDVWVKYEGMNPTGSFKDRGMTVALSRAVEHGAKAVICASTGNTSASAAAYAAHAGITAAVLVPEGKIAMGKLSQAVAHNGRLIQIRGNFDDCLEIARELADHYPVHLVNSVNPDRIEGQKTAAYEIVETLGDAPDFHFIPVGNAGNYTAYSRGYREEAERGAATRVPRMFGFQAAGSAPLVRGEVVKNPDTIASAIRIGNPASWDLALEAREATDGWFGAIDDDRILAAQKLLAGEVGIFVEPASAISVAGLLDRVDQGVVPAGSRVVLTVTGHGLKDPQWALRNADGTQVEPTVVDATTSEVASVLDLVPEASA; encoded by the coding sequence ATGGCACACGTCTGGCGCGGAGTCCTCCGCGAGTATGCCGACCGGCTCGGCGTCACCGACGCCTCGACCGTGGTCACCCTCGGCGAGGGCGGAACGCCGCTGCTGCCCGCCCCGGCGCTGTCGCGCCGCACCGGCACCGACGTCTGGGTGAAGTACGAGGGCATGAACCCGACCGGCTCCTTCAAGGACCGCGGGATGACCGTCGCGCTCTCGCGCGCCGTCGAGCACGGCGCGAAGGCCGTCATCTGCGCGTCCACCGGCAACACGTCGGCGTCCGCGGCCGCGTACGCCGCGCACGCCGGCATCACCGCGGCGGTGCTGGTGCCCGAGGGCAAGATCGCCATGGGCAAGCTCAGCCAGGCCGTCGCGCACAACGGCCGCCTCATCCAGATCCGCGGCAACTTCGACGACTGCCTCGAGATCGCGCGGGAGCTCGCCGACCACTACCCGGTGCACCTGGTCAACAGCGTCAATCCCGATCGCATCGAGGGTCAGAAGACCGCGGCCTACGAGATCGTCGAGACGCTCGGCGACGCGCCCGACTTCCACTTCATCCCCGTCGGCAACGCCGGCAACTACACCGCCTACTCCCGCGGCTACCGCGAAGAGGCCGAGCGCGGCGCCGCCACACGCGTGCCGCGCATGTTCGGCTTCCAGGCGGCCGGCAGCGCGCCCCTCGTCCGCGGCGAGGTCGTGAAGAACCCCGATACGATCGCCAGCGCCATCCGCATCGGCAACCCCGCGTCGTGGGATCTCGCCCTCGAGGCGCGGGAGGCGACCGACGGCTGGTTCGGCGCGATCGACGACGACCGCATCCTCGCCGCACAGAAGCTGCTGGCGGGCGAGGTGGGCATCTTCGTCGAGCCGGCCTCGGCGATCAGCGTGGCCGGGCTGCTGGACCGTGTCGACCAGGGTGTCGTACCCGCGGGGTCGCGCGTCGTGCTCACGGTCACCGGCCACGGCCTGAAGGACCCGCAGTGGGCCCTCCGCAACGCCGACGGCACGCAGGTGGAGCCCACCGTCGTCGACGCGACCACGTCCGAGGTCGCCTCGGTGCTGGATCTCGTGCCGGAGGCCTCGGCGTGA
- the lysA gene encoding diaminopimelate decarboxylase has protein sequence MSATPDPTTAPVVPADVNALSEKVWPPDARRAEDGSLTLGGVPVADLRHRFGTPLYVIDEIAVRNRAREVREAFDAAAVRHGTRATVYYAGKAFLCTEAVRWVTAEGLNVDVATGGELAVALAAGTDPARLGLHGNNKSEIELTRAVTAGVGTVVVDSGIEIERLASIAAGHGVVQNVAVRVNSGVHAETHDFLATAHEDQKFGFTLSAAEAAVGRIRELPSLRFTGLHCHIGSQIFGAAGFAESASRVIGLHARLLRDGEELTVNLGGGFGIAYTDADEPTPIADLADEIIAAVAEQCADRGIPVPPLAFEPGRAIVGRAGVTLYEVGTVKPVAVGDDLERVYVSVDGGMSDNARPALYGAAYSARLASRRSDAAPALARVVGKHCEAGDIVVDAEWLPGDVTAGDLLAVPATGAYCFSLSSTYNYVPRPPVIAVGDGAARVIVRGETIDDLLARDAGMPVATTEGNE, from the coding sequence GTGTCCGCCACGCCTGACCCGACCACCGCACCCGTCGTCCCGGCCGACGTGAACGCGCTGTCCGAGAAGGTGTGGCCGCCGGACGCCCGGCGAGCCGAAGACGGCTCCCTCACCCTCGGTGGCGTTCCGGTCGCCGATCTTCGACACCGCTTCGGCACGCCGCTGTACGTGATCGACGAGATCGCCGTGCGCAACCGCGCCCGCGAGGTGCGGGAGGCGTTCGATGCGGCCGCCGTGCGCCACGGCACGCGCGCCACGGTGTACTACGCGGGCAAGGCCTTCCTGTGCACCGAGGCGGTGCGCTGGGTGACGGCCGAGGGGCTGAACGTCGACGTCGCCACCGGCGGAGAGCTCGCCGTCGCGCTGGCGGCCGGCACCGACCCGGCACGGCTGGGACTGCACGGCAACAACAAGTCCGAGATCGAACTCACCCGCGCCGTGACCGCGGGCGTCGGAACCGTCGTCGTCGACAGCGGAATCGAGATCGAGCGCCTCGCGTCGATCGCGGCGGGGCATGGCGTCGTGCAGAACGTGGCCGTGCGCGTCAACAGCGGCGTTCACGCCGAGACGCATGACTTCCTCGCCACCGCGCACGAGGACCAGAAGTTCGGTTTCACCCTGTCCGCCGCCGAAGCCGCCGTCGGGCGCATCCGTGAGCTGCCGTCCCTTCGCTTCACGGGGCTTCACTGCCATATCGGCTCGCAGATCTTCGGAGCCGCCGGTTTCGCAGAGTCCGCCTCCCGCGTCATCGGCCTGCACGCACGACTGCTGCGCGACGGCGAGGAGCTCACCGTGAACCTCGGCGGCGGATTCGGCATCGCCTACACCGACGCCGACGAGCCCACGCCCATCGCGGATCTCGCGGACGAGATCATCGCGGCCGTCGCCGAGCAGTGCGCCGACCGGGGCATCCCCGTCCCGCCCCTCGCCTTCGAACCGGGCCGCGCGATCGTCGGCCGCGCCGGCGTCACCCTGTACGAGGTGGGAACCGTCAAGCCGGTGGCGGTCGGTGACGACCTGGAGCGGGTCTACGTGAGCGTCGACGGCGGCATGAGCGACAACGCCCGTCCGGCCCTGTACGGCGCCGCCTACTCCGCACGCCTCGCCTCGCGTCGCAGCGACGCCGCCCCGGCGCTCGCGCGTGTGGTCGGCAAGCACTGCGAAGCGGGCGACATCGTCGTCGACGCCGAGTGGCTGCCCGGGGACGTGACCGCCGGAGACCTGCTCGCCGTGCCCGCCACCGGCGCCTACTGCTTCTCGCTGTCGAGCACCTACAACTACGTTCCGCGCCCTCCCGTGATCGCCGTCGGCGACGGCGCTGCGCGAGTGATCGTGCGCGGCGAGACCATCGACGACCTCCTCGCCCGAGACGCCGGCATGCCGGTGGCCACTACGGAAGGGAACGAATGA
- a CDS encoding transglutaminase-like domain-containing protein, which produces MQRQVTAELDLELGSSVDLILQITAAQGVPVISEDLTFTQGDRVYTPTEIVDHVGSRLHRLTGEAGRLEVRYDATIDAGVSSRSTSDIETISYLRPSRYCQSDEVFSQARRQFRGLAGLELIGAVADFVAASTTYTPGLSQGTDSAVTTLMTGQGVCRDYAHVVIALLRAMDMPARYAACFAPGLEPMDFHAVAEAYHDGLWYVVDATRLADRRSLVRIATGRDAADCAFLSFHGGNVGLSRLHVDAWNLDPVPALGAPDDFLTPVHLG; this is translated from the coding sequence GTGCAACGCCAGGTGACCGCCGAACTCGACCTCGAACTCGGGTCCTCCGTCGACCTGATCCTGCAGATCACCGCCGCTCAGGGCGTGCCCGTGATCAGCGAGGATCTGACCTTCACGCAGGGCGATCGGGTGTACACGCCGACCGAGATCGTCGACCACGTCGGCAGCCGACTGCATCGGCTCACCGGCGAGGCGGGACGCCTCGAGGTGCGCTACGACGCGACGATCGATGCGGGTGTCTCGTCGCGCTCGACGAGCGACATCGAGACCATCAGCTACCTGCGTCCGAGCCGCTACTGCCAGTCTGACGAGGTCTTCTCCCAGGCACGACGGCAGTTCCGCGGGCTGGCGGGGCTCGAGCTCATCGGCGCCGTCGCCGATTTCGTCGCCGCCAGCACCACCTACACGCCGGGACTCAGCCAGGGCACCGACTCCGCCGTCACGACCCTCATGACCGGCCAGGGCGTCTGCCGCGACTACGCGCACGTCGTCATCGCCCTCCTGCGCGCGATGGACATGCCCGCCCGCTATGCGGCCTGCTTCGCGCCGGGGCTGGAGCCGATGGATTTCCACGCCGTCGCCGAGGCGTACCACGACGGTCTCTGGTACGTCGTCGACGCGACTCGCCTCGCGGACCGGCGCTCCCTGGTGCGCATCGCCACCGGGCGGGATGCCGCCGACTGCGCATTCCTCAGCTTCCACGGCGGCAACGTCGGGCTCTCGCGCCTTCACGTCGACGCCTGGAACCTCGACCCGGTCCCCGCGCTGGGTGCGCCGGACGACTTCCTGACGCCGGTGCATCTGGGCTGA
- a CDS encoding homoserine dehydrogenase, which yields MTDYRRLRVALLGAGAVGSQVAALLRQHGDELADRAGARIELVGIAVRDPDAPRDTELPRELLTTDPEPLLVGSDIVIELMGGIEPARTQLLAAINAGADVVTANKALLATHGPELFDAADQVGASVYYEAAAAGAIPIIRPLRDSLAGDRVQRIMGIVNGTTNYILDRMDREGADFADVLADAQRLGYAEADPTADVEGYDAAQKAAILASLAFHTAVPLDAVHREGITHIDKQMMDAARSAGFVIKLLAVCERLVGGAEDGGDAISVRVYPALVDREHPLASVHGANNAVFVQAEAAGNLMFYGAGAGGVQTASAVLGDVVSAARRHIAGGVGVGESTRANLPVVPIGQMTTRYQITLEVNDQPGVLATVAGLLSDGRVSIATVEQTPAGDGDTAVVPTGEAAYRETGTARLVIGTHTAREQDLSETVERLASSGVVERVVSVLRVEGD from the coding sequence ATGACCGATTACCGCCGATTGAGGGTGGCGCTGCTGGGCGCCGGAGCCGTCGGATCGCAGGTCGCCGCGCTGCTGCGTCAGCACGGCGACGAGCTCGCCGACCGCGCCGGTGCACGCATCGAGCTGGTCGGGATCGCCGTGCGCGACCCCGACGCCCCGCGCGACACCGAGCTGCCCCGTGAGCTGCTGACGACCGATCCGGAGCCCCTGCTGGTCGGATCCGACATCGTCATCGAGCTGATGGGCGGCATCGAGCCGGCGCGCACGCAGCTGCTGGCCGCGATCAATGCCGGCGCAGACGTCGTCACGGCGAACAAGGCGCTGCTGGCCACCCACGGTCCCGAGCTGTTCGACGCAGCCGATCAGGTGGGAGCCTCGGTCTACTACGAAGCCGCCGCGGCGGGGGCGATCCCCATCATCCGGCCGCTGCGCGACTCCCTCGCCGGTGACCGCGTGCAGCGCATCATGGGCATCGTCAACGGCACGACGAACTACATCCTCGACCGGATGGACCGCGAGGGCGCCGACTTCGCCGATGTGCTCGCCGACGCTCAGCGGCTGGGCTACGCCGAGGCGGATCCGACCGCCGACGTCGAGGGCTACGACGCCGCACAGAAGGCCGCGATCCTCGCGAGCCTGGCCTTCCACACCGCCGTCCCGCTGGACGCTGTGCACCGCGAGGGCATCACCCACATCGACAAGCAGATGATGGATGCCGCGCGCAGCGCCGGCTTCGTGATCAAGCTGCTGGCGGTGTGCGAGCGGCTCGTCGGCGGCGCCGAGGACGGCGGCGACGCCATCTCGGTGCGCGTGTATCCGGCCCTCGTCGACCGGGAGCACCCGCTGGCGAGCGTGCACGGAGCCAACAACGCTGTCTTCGTGCAGGCCGAAGCCGCCGGGAACCTCATGTTCTACGGCGCCGGGGCCGGCGGCGTGCAGACCGCGTCCGCGGTGCTCGGCGACGTCGTCTCCGCGGCGCGGCGCCACATCGCCGGGGGCGTCGGCGTCGGCGAGTCCACCCGTGCGAACCTGCCGGTGGTGCCCATCGGCCAGATGACCACCCGCTACCAGATCACCCTCGAGGTGAACGACCAGCCCGGCGTGCTCGCCACGGTCGCGGGCCTGCTCAGCGACGGGCGCGTGTCGATCGCGACGGTCGAGCAGACGCCGGCCGGCGACGGCGACACCGCCGTGGTCCCCACCGGTGAGGCGGCGTACCGCGAGACCGGCACGGCGCGGCTGGTCATCGGCACGCACACGGCACGAGAACAAGACCTCAGCGAGACCGTCGAGCGTCTCGCCTCGAGCGGGGTCGTCGAACGCGTGGTCTCGGTGCTGCGCGTGGAAGGAGACTGA
- a CDS encoding arginine--tRNA ligase yields MDPEALSAALLSVVVPLAQERRGGDVEGLDLADFPLERPRNRDHGDWASNAALKLAKRFGMPPRDLAAAIAERLREVDGIASVDVAGPGFINIRLDAAAAGALAKTIVDAGAAFGSNDTQRGNTINLEFVSANPTGPMHIGHTRWAALGDAIARLLLASGATLAREFYINDAGAQMDRFGRSVLAAAKGEPTPEDGYAGAYIAELARRVLVEHPDLLEADDAERIARDTAYRFQLGELQSSLEKFNVHFDVWFSERVLHARGVDGAPSLVDEAVDRLREQGHVFDEDDAVWVRTTDFGDDKDRVIRRSNGEYTYFAADAAYYLNKGDRGFAHKIYLLGADHHGYVHRLKALAGAAGDDPETDIEVLIGQLVSVNGAKLSKRAGNIIELDDLRDWLGTDALRYSLARYPADSPLTLDPEILQRRTNDNPVFYVQYAHARTHNVSRNAHASGVDRSAFAPELLGHETESALLGALQEFPRLVAFAAEVREPHRIARYLEELAGLYHRWYDTCRVIPLGDDPVGDLHRTRLWLNDATGQVLRNGLDLLGVSAPERM; encoded by the coding sequence ATGGATCCCGAAGCCCTCTCCGCCGCACTGCTGTCCGTCGTCGTTCCCCTCGCGCAGGAGCGACGGGGCGGCGATGTCGAGGGCCTGGACCTCGCCGACTTTCCGCTCGAGCGCCCGCGCAACCGCGACCACGGCGACTGGGCGTCCAACGCCGCGCTGAAGCTCGCGAAGAGATTCGGGATGCCGCCGCGCGACCTCGCCGCGGCGATCGCGGAGCGGCTGCGCGAGGTCGACGGGATCGCGAGCGTCGACGTGGCCGGCCCCGGCTTCATCAACATCCGGCTGGACGCCGCGGCCGCGGGCGCCCTCGCCAAGACGATCGTCGATGCGGGTGCCGCGTTCGGGTCGAACGACACCCAGCGCGGCAACACCATCAACCTCGAGTTCGTCAGTGCGAACCCCACGGGCCCGATGCACATCGGGCACACGCGATGGGCGGCACTCGGTGACGCGATCGCCCGCCTGCTGCTGGCCAGCGGCGCCACCCTCGCCCGCGAGTTCTACATCAACGACGCCGGCGCCCAGATGGACCGCTTCGGGCGGTCGGTGCTGGCCGCGGCGAAGGGCGAACCGACACCCGAAGACGGATACGCCGGGGCGTACATCGCGGAACTGGCACGTCGCGTGCTCGTTGAGCATCCCGACCTGCTCGAAGCCGACGACGCCGAGCGCATCGCCCGCGACACCGCGTACCGCTTCCAGCTGGGCGAGCTGCAGTCGTCGCTGGAGAAGTTCAACGTGCACTTCGACGTGTGGTTCTCCGAGCGCGTCCTGCACGCCCGCGGCGTCGACGGGGCGCCGAGCCTCGTCGACGAAGCCGTCGACCGGCTGCGCGAACAGGGCCACGTGTTCGACGAGGATGACGCCGTCTGGGTGCGCACCACGGACTTCGGTGACGACAAGGACCGCGTCATCCGGCGATCCAACGGCGAGTACACCTACTTCGCGGCCGACGCGGCCTACTACCTGAACAAGGGCGACCGCGGCTTCGCGCACAAGATCTATCTGCTCGGAGCAGATCACCACGGCTACGTCCATCGCCTCAAGGCGCTCGCGGGCGCGGCGGGCGACGATCCGGAGACGGACATCGAGGTGCTGATCGGACAGCTGGTGTCGGTCAACGGTGCCAAGCTCAGCAAGCGCGCGGGCAACATCATCGAGCTCGACGACCTGCGCGACTGGCTCGGCACCGACGCCCTGCGGTACTCGCTGGCCAGATACCCCGCCGACTCGCCGCTGACGCTCGATCCCGAGATCCTGCAGCGGCGCACCAACGACAACCCGGTCTTCTACGTGCAGTATGCGCACGCCCGCACCCACAACGTCTCCCGGAATGCGCACGCGTCGGGCGTGGACCGGTCCGCGTTCGCGCCGGAGCTTCTCGGCCACGAGACCGAGAGCGCGCTCCTGGGGGCCCTGCAGGAGTTCCCGCGCCTGGTCGCGTTCGCCGCCGAGGTGCGCGAGCCGCACCGCATCGCCCGATACCTCGAAGAGCTCGCCGGCCTGTACCACCGGTGGTACGACACGTGCCGCGTGATCCCGCTCGGCGACGATCCCGTCGGCGACCTGCACCGCACCCGACTGTGGCTGAACGACGCGACCGGCCAGGTGCTGCGAAACGGCCTCGACCTCCTCGGCGTGAGCGCGCCGGAACGGATGTGA
- a CDS encoding BCCT family transporter: protein MTSPTNNGSHDDPPARGTSKGGRVDGVKRVIDEVTTPGLVHPALIPGIGVEKTGRVFPMNWGVFIFAAVVAVGVITWAFAAPDSISTVGGAALGWVSTNFGWLFSALAIVVILYMLVVGYGRSGGVRLGSDDEQPEFSTTSWIAMLFSAGIGIGLLFYGPYEPLLFFLDPPSGFDVAPESAAAMKTAMAQAMLHWGPIAWAFYALVGGAIAYSAYRRGRAPLISAIFEPIFGKRTAGPLGATIDVFAIIVTLFGTAISLGIGVLQIGRGFEVVTGIGPVGNTFLISAIAILAALFIISAVSGIKRGIRLLSNINMVLAGLLAVFVFIVGPTVFLLNFLPAAAVEFFDELGVMLSRSANDGEDAAAFMSSWTTYYWAWWVSWTPFVGMFIAKISRGRTLREFVTVVIIVPSAVCLTWFVIFGGTSMFQQASGVPLGDAAGGEEVLFGVLNELPFGLITSVLAMVSIVIFFVTSADSASIVMGSMSQHGRPEPSSWVTILWGSLLALVAASLLLAGGQDALSGLQSIMVVSALPFSFVVIGIMIAWAKDLRTDPYVLRGKYARAAIQEGVRKGIADHGDDFVFGTSEVPAGDGAGAWLDSEDPALTEWYVEAATGPIGTVTAEDVRRTLDPGHIQHKGPDRPDHAASGDNALTVNEDRRAHRRAREEASED from the coding sequence ATGACCAGTCCGACGAACAACGGCAGCCACGACGATCCGCCCGCACGCGGCACGTCGAAAGGGGGCAGGGTCGACGGCGTGAAGCGCGTCATCGACGAGGTGACGACCCCCGGCCTCGTGCACCCCGCCCTCATTCCGGGCATCGGCGTCGAGAAGACGGGGCGCGTGTTCCCCATGAACTGGGGCGTCTTCATCTTCGCCGCTGTCGTCGCCGTCGGCGTGATCACCTGGGCCTTCGCCGCGCCCGACAGCATCAGCACGGTCGGCGGCGCCGCGCTCGGCTGGGTGAGCACCAACTTCGGATGGCTCTTCTCCGCCCTGGCGATCGTCGTCATCCTCTACATGCTCGTCGTGGGCTACGGCCGCAGCGGCGGCGTGCGACTCGGATCCGACGACGAGCAGCCGGAGTTCTCCACGACCTCGTGGATCGCGATGCTCTTCTCCGCCGGCATCGGGATCGGGCTGCTGTTCTACGGGCCGTACGAGCCGCTCCTGTTCTTCCTCGACCCGCCCAGCGGGTTCGACGTGGCCCCCGAGTCGGCTGCGGCGATGAAGACGGCGATGGCGCAGGCGATGCTCCATTGGGGTCCGATCGCGTGGGCGTTCTACGCCCTCGTCGGCGGCGCGATCGCCTACAGCGCCTACCGGCGTGGCCGCGCGCCCCTCATCTCCGCGATCTTCGAGCCCATCTTCGGCAAGCGCACGGCGGGCCCCCTCGGGGCGACCATCGACGTCTTCGCGATCATCGTGACGCTGTTCGGCACGGCCATCTCCCTCGGCATCGGGGTGCTCCAGATCGGCCGCGGATTCGAGGTCGTCACCGGCATCGGCCCGGTGGGAAACACGTTCCTCATCAGCGCCATCGCGATCCTCGCGGCACTGTTCATCATCTCTGCCGTCTCGGGCATCAAGCGCGGCATCCGGCTGCTGTCGAACATCAACATGGTGCTTGCCGGCCTGCTCGCGGTGTTCGTCTTCATCGTGGGGCCAACGGTGTTCCTGTTGAACTTCCTGCCGGCCGCCGCCGTCGAGTTCTTCGACGAACTCGGCGTGATGCTCTCGCGCAGCGCCAATGACGGCGAGGACGCCGCCGCCTTCATGTCGAGCTGGACCACTTACTACTGGGCGTGGTGGGTCTCGTGGACGCCCTTCGTCGGGATGTTCATCGCGAAGATCTCCCGCGGCCGCACCCTTCGTGAGTTCGTGACCGTCGTGATCATCGTGCCGTCGGCGGTCTGCCTCACGTGGTTCGTCATCTTCGGCGGCACGTCGATGTTCCAGCAAGCCTCGGGCGTGCCGCTCGGCGACGCCGCCGGTGGCGAAGAGGTGCTCTTCGGCGTGCTGAACGAACTGCCGTTCGGCCTGATCACCAGCGTTCTCGCGATGGTCTCGATCGTGATCTTCTTCGTGACCTCCGCCGACTCCGCCTCGATCGTCATGGGGTCGATGTCGCAGCACGGCCGTCCCGAGCCGTCGTCGTGGGTCACCATCCTGTGGGGTTCCCTTCTCGCGCTCGTGGCGGCGTCGCTGCTGCTCGCGGGCGGTCAGGATGCCCTGTCGGGCCTGCAGTCGATCATGGTCGTCTCGGCGCTCCCGTTCTCGTTCGTCGTGATCGGCATCATGATCGCGTGGGCGAAGGACCTGCGCACCGATCCCTACGTCCTGCGAGGGAAGTACGCGCGGGCGGCGATCCAGGAGGGTGTGCGGAAGGGCATCGCCGACCACGGCGACGACTTCGTGTTCGGCACCAGCGAGGTGCCCGCCGGAGACGGCGCGGGCGCGTGGCTCGACTCCGAGGATCCGGCGCTGACGGAGTGGTACGTCGAGGCGGCGACCGGTCCGATCGGCACCGTGACCGCTGAGGACGTCCGGCGCACGCTCGATCCCGGCCACATCCAGCACAAGGGCCCCGACCGGCCCGATCACGCCGCGTCGGGGGACAACGCGCTGACGGTGAATGAGGATCGCCGTGCGCACCGCCGTGCGCGCGAGGAGGCGTCCGAGGACTGA
- the thrB gene encoding homoserine kinase → MTTPDGSRSVVVRVPATSANLGPGFDTLGLALSVYDELVVDQLDTDAIEIEVEGEGGAEVPRDESHLVIRSMRYAYEAMGRRMPGVRLRARNVIPHGRGMGSSGAAVVAGLLAAKGLLTGDVEIGENTLLRLATELEGHPDNVAPALFGGLTIAWMDEGVPEHKKLLVHRGVAPLVLVPEFTMSTSVARSLQPLQVPREDAVFNVSRSALLIAALTQSPELLLAATEDKLHQNYRAQAMPETDRLVRALRADGFAAVVSGAGPSVLVLADGPGRRLEAAALAADAVDTPWDARMLAVDFKGGTVRNNAEGSTSS, encoded by the coding sequence GTGACCACACCCGACGGGTCGCGCTCCGTCGTGGTGCGCGTGCCGGCGACCAGTGCCAACCTGGGTCCCGGCTTCGACACGCTCGGCCTCGCGCTGAGCGTGTACGACGAACTCGTGGTGGACCAGCTCGACACCGACGCGATCGAGATCGAGGTCGAGGGCGAGGGTGGAGCCGAAGTGCCCCGCGACGAGTCCCACCTCGTCATCCGCTCGATGCGCTACGCGTACGAGGCCATGGGGCGACGGATGCCCGGCGTGCGCCTGCGGGCCCGGAACGTCATCCCGCACGGCCGGGGGATGGGATCCTCCGGTGCCGCCGTCGTCGCGGGGCTGCTGGCGGCGAAGGGCCTTCTCACCGGAGACGTCGAGATCGGCGAGAACACGCTGCTGCGCCTCGCGACCGAGCTGGAGGGGCACCCCGACAACGTCGCCCCCGCGCTCTTCGGCGGCCTCACCATCGCGTGGATGGACGAGGGGGTCCCCGAGCACAAGAAGCTCCTCGTGCACCGCGGGGTCGCACCTCTCGTGCTCGTGCCGGAATTCACGATGTCCACGAGCGTGGCCAGGAGTCTGCAGCCCCTGCAGGTGCCGCGCGAGGACGCCGTCTTCAACGTCTCGCGCTCCGCCCTCCTCATCGCCGCGCTCACGCAGAGCCCCGAACTGCTGCTGGCGGCCACCGAGGACAAGCTGCACCAGAACTACCGTGCCCAGGCGATGCCCGAGACCGATCGACTGGTGCGCGCGCTCCGCGCGGACGGCTTCGCCGCCGTCGTGTCGGGAGCCGGGCCCAGCGTGCTCGTGCTCGCCGACGGTCCGGGCCGGCGGCTCGAGGCGGCGGCCCTGGCAGCCGACGCGGTCGACACCCCGTGGGATGCGCGGATGCTCGCCGTGGATTTCAAGGGTGGTACAGTGAGGAACAACGCGGAGGGTTCCACGTCATCGTGA
- a CDS encoding LmeA family phospholipid-binding protein: MASGDTQPTEPLPEGMITGEPPVRRRRRVWPWIVALAVVLVLAVAAAIAGEWIAREAVTRTVRAQVAEALDVPADQAIEVGVAGLVLPQLISGTLDELTISGDDLPLGPLSGDVVVVAEDVPVRGDDPAGAIDAELVLDGAQVAGLLSGLEGFPDAEVTLDEPNVRLDTVFDVFGLEIPVAVSLTPSAEQGAIVLAPAGIEVAGAELTADQVRNQFGLIASAVLQDWTICVAEYLPAGVALEEIAVVGDRIVADAAVDGAIISDATLQEPGTCS, from the coding sequence ATGGCCTCCGGCGACACCCAGCCCACCGAGCCGCTGCCGGAGGGGATGATCACGGGCGAGCCGCCCGTCCGCCGCCGTCGCCGGGTCTGGCCGTGGATCGTCGCGCTCGCCGTGGTCCTCGTGCTCGCGGTCGCCGCCGCCATCGCGGGGGAGTGGATCGCTCGCGAGGCGGTGACCCGCACCGTTCGCGCTCAGGTCGCCGAGGCGCTGGATGTGCCCGCCGATCAGGCGATCGAGGTCGGGGTCGCGGGCCTCGTGCTGCCGCAGCTGATCTCCGGCACGCTCGATGAGCTCACGATCTCCGGCGACGACCTCCCCTTGGGGCCGCTGTCGGGGGATGTCGTGGTGGTCGCTGAAGACGTGCCCGTGCGCGGCGACGATCCGGCCGGAGCGATCGACGCGGAGCTGGTGCTCGACGGGGCGCAGGTCGCCGGTCTGCTGAGCGGTCTCGAAGGCTTCCCGGATGCGGAGGTGACCCTCGACGAGCCGAACGTGCGCCTGGACACCGTGTTCGACGTGTTCGGTCTCGAGATCCCCGTCGCGGTCAGCCTGACGCCCTCCGCGGAGCAGGGTGCGATCGTGCTCGCGCCGGCGGGGATCGAGGTCGCCGGGGCCGAGCTCACCGCCGACCAGGTGCGGAACCAGTTCGGCCTCATCGCCTCGGCGGTGCTGCAGGACTGGACGATCTGCGTCGCCGAGTACCTGCCGGCGGGCGTCGCACTCGAGGAGATCGCCGTCGTCGGAGACCGGATCGTCGCCGACGCCGCTGTCGACGGCGCCATCATCTCCGACGCGACGCTGCAGGAGCCGGGTACCTGCAGCTGA